The Rhinolophus ferrumequinum isolate MPI-CBG mRhiFer1 chromosome 4, mRhiFer1_v1.p, whole genome shotgun sequence genome has a window encoding:
- the LOC117021237 gene encoding gap junction alpha-3 protein-like yields the protein MGDWSLLGRLLDAAQEHSTVIGKVWLTVLFIFRILVLGVAAEDVWGDEQSDFTCNTQQPGCENVCYDKAFPISHTRFWVLQIIFVSTPTLIYLGHVLHIVRREQKKKEREEQLKGDSDHGQDRPPVRDDRGKVRISGALLRTYVFNIIFKTLFEVGFIVGQYYLYGFQLKPLYRCDRSPCPNTVDCFISRPTEKTIFIIFMLAVAGLSLLLNVLELYHLGWKKLKKGITYPVSPDTPKSRMRATKPGGGSPPSSQ from the coding sequence ATGGGCGACTGGAGCCTTCTGGGGAGACTATTGGATGCTGCACAGGAGCACTCCACGGTCATTGGCAAGGTCTGGCTGACAGTCCTGTTCATCTTCAGAATCTTGGTGCTGGGAGTTGCTGCGGAGGATGTGTGGGGAGACGAGCAGTCAGACTTCACCTGCAACACGCAGCAGCCGGGCTGCGAGAACGTCTGCTACGACAAGGCCTTCCCCATCTCCCACACCCGCTTCTGGGTGCTCCAGATAATCTTCGTGTCCACGCCCACCCTCATCTACCTGGGGCACGTGCTGCATATCGTGCGCAgggaacagaagaagaaagagagggaagagcagCTGAAGGGAGACAGTGACCATGGCCAGGACAGGCCCCCAGTACGGGATGACCGGGGCAAGGTCCGCATTTCCGGGGCCTTGCTCAGGACCTACGTCTTCAACATCATCTTTAAGACGCTCTTTGAGGTGGGCTTCATCGTTGGTCAGTACTACCTGTATGGCTTTCAGCTGAAGCCTCTCTACCGATGTGACCGGTCGCCCTGCCCCAACACCGTGGACTGCTTCATCTCCAGGCCCACGGAGAAGACCATCTTCATCATCTTCATGCTGGCCGTGGCCGGCCTGTCCCTCCTTCTCAATGTGCTGGAGCTCTACCACCTCGGCTGGAAGAAGCTTAAAAAGGGCATAACCTATCCTGTTAGCCCAGACACCCCTAAATCCAGGATGAGGGCCACAAAACCTGGGGGTGGGagcccaccctcctcccagtAG